From the genome of Naumovozyma castellii chromosome 7, complete genome:
TATTCGCATATGGTACTATTTGGTGGGTTCAATGTAGTGTAGTTCCTCGCCTGTTGGACTTGTGCTAAAGCTGGGGAGAACATTGGATGTGAAAAATCCAACGGTGAATACAAGGGTAACCTCACTTTGGTGTACAATCTTGAATTATCCTCCTCTGTTATGCTCTTATCTATGAGACCAGTGCTTCCAGTGTTACTGCTTCCGCCATTGTTCTTATAGGGACTAGTTAAGTATTTGCTTGTTGGATGTCTTTGAGAGCTTCCGAAGGATATGGAGCTTCTCTTTGAATTGTGGAATGTGTCCATAGCAACGATTCTTCTCGGGAGAGGGCTATTGCTACGTATCTGTGCTGAGGGAATACGTGGTTGTCTTTCGATTTGTCGTCCCTTGTTTAAATTTCACTTGCttcatttttatatatGTGTGCCCCCGCATCCTTGCGTGGGgtctttgaaaaacaataaatGGAACATTGAGATTTGACGGAGTACAATAGATATTATAATTAACGGAATTTAGTGATCAGGGGCCcttgatttatttaaaggAGGCGGAAAAAGCAAATCATGAATACATAAAACATAATTTTTATCTACTATATAACTTTGTTAGCTTTTCCATCATATTGCTCTATAAAATAAGATATGGAAGCTTTCGCTAAAACCATATCCTAGTAAACCTTCAACATACACCAATATTTCCATCATCGATACAGTACTTCAAAGGTAAAATAAATGTAGTATGCTTACGACATGAAATGTGTGCTCGAAAAGGATTATTCAACTCGAAATGTGACATAAATTTAATTAGCAAACATAATGTAAGtgtctttttttctttttctttttttcttttagCAACATAAGTATAATATATACTTAGACATTTAGCTAGGCCAGCatgtatattttttaatttgttcCCAATACTCTTCCCTCTGATCTACTAGCAGTAACATTGTCACTAACCAAGGGTAATCCATCCTCACCACCGAACAAAGATTGGTAACTTTCATCCCTGTTAACTTCTTCGTCTTTATAATATTTAACGCCGAATGGGATCAATGCAATCAATGCATCAAAATTACTTTCAATCTTGGTAATTATCCATCCTGGTGGTAACAATTTATGAACCCAAGGTTCTTTCAACCCTACAGCATAACCAATTATCAATCCAAATAGATGACCCCAGAAACTAGACCCTGGAATCAACACTGCAATAACTAGTAATAGCACAAGTGGAGTCATGATGGTGGGGATACCGAACCCGGATCCACCGATAGCGTAACGGGGACGTATGTGGGATTCTAGCACAGCAAAGTAGCCGAAGAACGTAAAACACCAACCACTGGACCCGGCAACGCTCACGGTGGGATATAGTAATTGACCCACAATACAATATAAGAGTCCTGTGATCACCGCTGacatatttaaaaaaatgcCAGTATAGACAGTTCCATGTCTTGATTCGAAAATGGTTAGGGGTCCAATTATACCGGCTatgttgaagaaaagatggAAAATAGAAAGATGGATCAATGGATATGTAGATAATCTGTATGACGATgagaaagaattaataGCATCCGTCCCGAGAGACCATTTATCGTTTATCGAGGTAAAGAAACTTAATACGTATAGGAAGGTTAAAAAAATGGCTAATCCAGTAGCCAATGCAGATGGCGGGTGGTTTGTAGGAATTCCTAGCGACTTTAAATTCATCTTAGCAGCTTCTGTCCTGTTAACTGTTCAGATACTCAGTGTATAGGAGTAATGATAACCTTTTCATGATGTCCAAATATACTCTTCTCTCGAGGAATAATCGGGCCTTGCGGGCTTACGTAATTGACACTTTTTCGTTTTCTGTCATTATAACAATTGTTAGTTCTTTAACGATAATCAATTGGCAAAAAGTGGAGACGGGAAGGGAAGGTGATGTTGCTTCGTAGTAGGctgaaaattttggttGACAAAAATAGCTTTTTTGGATTGTTAATCACAGTTAAAACTGAAGATCCGGCAGTTTTACGTCAACCAATATTTCTTCGAATAAACTTTAATAATAGTTCTCTCtaaaatcttttcaaacaaaaataatggAAGTCTAAAAAAACCAGACATAAATACCgattgaattttttgaacATATATTTGCTTATTGCCAGCTTCAAGGTCAAATTCAGTTTTTAACTCTTCAAACTTGAATAAGAGATAAATAAGAAAATGGGCTCAATAAACAAAGTTTCCAAGTCTTTTCAATGCACTTTACCTGTATTTCTAAAATATTCCCTCAGAACAACCTGACTGGATATGACCTTGACGGTCTGTAGTATTACTGTTCGATTATAAAGTTTCGGATGTCAAGATGGAGTTTTCCATTATATGCATTGCGGACTTAACGTATCTTACGTCATCGCACTGTGAGATTGacacttttttttttcaagatcACTTAGATGAACAAACACTTCTTCGGTTAAAAGAGCAAATGCTTGCCATATCAAAAGGACGATCCATTGCAAATCCTCGAGGAACTATAATGACACAGACAGTAAAGACTCTTAAAAGAGGGAACAGAAGATCTGCTCCTCAAACGAAGGAGTCAATCGCTATGAATAAGTTATCGCATGTGAAATTATctgaagaacaacaacagtTAAGAGATAAGATCTTACAATTTACTAGGAaaaatctttcttcatttaaaCAAGGTGATCCCCCGGCCATGTTTGTTATTGAGGGTGATGCTGGGACGGGAAAGTCAGTTATATTGAActcattatttaatgaaatccAAAAACTGGCAACcacaacaaataaaaatgatacTCTTTCAGGAACACAGAATTACTTAATAGTCAATCATCCAGAAATGTTAAAATTGTATTTGAGAATTTGTAACTcttttaaatatattaaaagAACCTCTTTGGAAAGACCAACCTCATTGATTAACAAGTTACAGAAGGATGGGCAGATGGCTgatattatcattattgatgaagCGCATTTATTGGCTACTTCAAAGGATGCCTTTAAGAGATTTTATGGTGACAACCATTTGAATGAACTACTATCTTTGGGGAAGGTACTTATTATTGTATACGACGCCAAGCAAGCTCTTAGAATGGGGTCGTATTGGGATGAGAACACTAAAAATGGAGCAAGTTTACAATACTATTATAAAGATATTCCTGAGAGTAAAAAAGAATGGTATACTCTAAGACAGCAATTTAGAGTGGCAGCTCCCAAAGATGTCTTAAATTGGATTGATCAAATTAGTACAGTAGGTACTATTCCACCTTTCCCACAGAGTGTAAAGTCAAAGGATAAAATAGAACCACCATTTGACTTCAAAATATGGGATGATTGCGGTGACATGTATGAAGCTTTACGAgagaagaatgaaaaatacgGACAATGTAGAATGCTTTCTACTTATGATTTCCCCTATAGACTAGATGGTAAAGATTATTATGTTACCTGTGGCGATAACTTCAGGGTACGTTGGGATAGGTACACACCAAGGGAACAACTACCTTGGAGTGAAAGGGAAACCTTTGATGAAGTTGGCAGTGTTTACACAATTCAAGGGTTTGATTTAAACTATGCAGGTGTGATACTTGGAAGATCTGTAGGTTATGATTCTCAAAATGATTGTATTAAATTGAAACCGGAATTATATGATGATAGAGCAGGTtttacaaagaagaaaaatattactAACGCTGACGACGTTAAGATGAAAATCATTATGAACAGTGTTAATGTTCTATTGACTAGAGGTGTAAAGGGTTTGTATGTATATGTGTATGACCCTGAGTTAAGAGAAAGACTTCATAACTCAAAATATCAGTCTTGATGtcaaatcttcaaacaCTTCCCGTAATCGATTAGTAAATACAAAATGTAAATAGAACTAAAAGTaatatattgataatgatattaatCTATAAAGGTCTATAAAGATGTGTATTATTGAGCCAAGGATAATTctattttgatttcttctcCATATCAACCTtctgttttgttttgtttaaCGCTTCCCAGCTAATACCTCCAAAAACGATAAAAATTCCCAGCCATTGAAGCATGTTTACTGATTTCCCATATACTACAATACTCAATAGCATAGACATCATCTTACGAGTGACAGTAATAGTAATTAATACTAAGGATCCATATCTTTCTAATGTAAAGAATATGAAACATTGACCAACTGCACCACATATGGAATATATCAGCAAATATCTTAAAATATCAGGATCTAATGAAAGCATGGCTAAGGAACCAGTGATCTGAGATTTGTCCGCGACCAAGAAATATCCAAGGTTCCATATAATCATTAATAAGtttaaaataaacattAAATGCGAAGCGGTTATGATGTTCCCATCTTTTTTAGCCTTATTGGCCTTAAGCATCTTATCCTGAGTGGCATTGGTCATTCCATCAAGAAATAAACTCGCCagtaataatgaaaacCCATAAAATAAACTCAAATAATTCTCACTATCTTGGGCCAAATCATTAGAAGAAACCTTTTTCGACATGGAACCACCATAAGTGAAGATAGCAACCCCAAGACTTACCAAAGTTGCCACGATCTTCTTCTCATTTGCAATGGAAGTATGATATACCAATAAATGTACAAGCAAAACTGGAATCATTTTGCATGATTTTGCCAACATGTATGTTAAGTAATCCACATATTGTAAGGAATAAGTGGCTAATGGGTTCGCTGTACTCTGGGTAAACGATATCAAAAACAATGACTTTGAATGATCCCTGCATAGTCTCCATGGACTATATTTCAATCCCTTGAATCTTAGGTATGCATAACCAATGATCATCGCAACGGAAGCTTGAGATATTGCGATGACATTAGGATATTGGAACTGTTGTTGGCTATTTGGCCAAATCTTAGTTGTTAGTGGTTCTTGGACCAGTGCCCAGGTGAGGAAGCTAGAGTATATGCCCGCAGTACATATCAAAAGCACATATATATCATTAACCATTCCGAATGGTTTGTTAGAGTAACTACTGTCTCGCACTCTCCAGTATGTCTTGTAGATTTCTGTTTTTTACTTTCTCGACAGCTAAAAATGACACGATTGTCAACATAATTACATAGGTTGAGTTAGCTGGGAAGTTTATATTAAGGGAGCTACAAGTGgaatcaatgaatttattaaatcatATATTTGGACATATAAGATTATAATAACCTTATATGTCCAAATAGGTGTCTCAACCGCTTGGAATTAGCATAGTATCCGTACAAAATGACATAGTTTTTACTCGCTCTTCGTTGAAATTCGTTGAAGGATGTCAAATTGGGTAATTGACCTCGAGGTAATCAGAGCTCAGGAGAGAAAGTAGCAATACAAGAGACCAAATGGGTATTTATTCTCCAATTGCTGCCACTTATGGTGTTCGTGTCGAACAATTCCTGGAATCAGATTCAGATTTTGTGAAGTATCATGCtaaattgaacaagaagTTGATCAAATTGAGACATCACTGTGGATTGGTCACCAAGGATACAAGAAGATATACCACCAAGGAAAAATTCTCAAAGGTTACTGTGGAGGATTAtgataagaagaataaattgTTTGGGGCTTTGGTCTTATTACTTGCTGAAAGAGATTTAGCACTGGCagaaactttgaaattaagaGCTCGTCAAAGAGGAAAGTTAAAGGATGGTGAAAAGAAAGTTTTGTCAACAAGGTTAAAGAAGACATGCAAgacaattgaaaaattgattgaattgaCTCAAAATGAGGCGCAATGGGTTACTAGAGCGCAGTACTTAATATATGGCAAACTCGCCAAAGTAGAATACCTAATGTACGGTAAACATGCTAAACGTAAGGAGAGTTCCAACATTGCTAGAAATTTAGCGCTAGCCCTTGCTGGCCTACAGTACCTAAATCAATTGAAGCATGTGGATGCTGTAACTTTGGAAGCCattaattccaaatatgaataCGCTCTGAGACAACATTCCGGAAATGTAATATCCTCCGCAGATTTGCGCAATTTTATAACTAAGCAAGTGGAAGAAAGTGCTGCAGAGAACGATGAATTGGCTAAGTTGTTGCTGAAGAATGGGTATACACTGAAGTTGGTAaatgttgatgttgatgcTGTCAAATCCAGCACGCATATTCAATGGAGATCTTTTACTGCCGAAGTCCATGATCCCGAAGTTGTTCAGGCCATCGAAGAGGCTAAGAAGATTGTAATAAAGGATGTCTCAGATTACAGTGACATGTTGTTGAAATGGAGCGAAGCAGTAGATAAACAGGAAACTCGTCTTGCCACTATGGACGAGGATGAACAAATGcttgatgaagatgataataaggaaaatgaCCAAATTCTTTTATCATAtcttaaatataatatgaTTTTTGTCTCAATATTGCGTGATAATTCGTTATTTAcacaattattgaaacaatgGGAAGGTTTAGGACCATCTATATCCGCAAAATTGACAAAGTACAAGGAGTTAGATCGTATTGTTAAAAACTTactaaaatatttacagGATGTGATGGAATTGCCAGGTGTTTATTCTGATGATCAATTAATGAGCCAATTGGAGTGTTGTAAGATTTACTaccaattgaatttgaattcacAATGCCTTGCTCCCTTGTATCAATCTAAAGGGAAATATATGGAAGCATTGGCTTTATACGTGGATTCACTTCAAAAGTTGGAAAGCAAACTTGAAGACATAGGAAATATGGATGAAATTGTTCTTCCAGATAAGGTCCTCAACAAAAAGAACTTGAAGGTATTAGATTTGGCGATTAAACTTGGCTTAAAAAGTGTTGTCGCATTAGCTGAGTATGAAAAGAGTTTAAATAAAGACTCCTCTTCAAATTATGAGGCATCTTTGATCGAAAAAATTGACACGCAATCTATTGAACCACAGGATATAAACTTGAACAATCTTTTCCCATTGAGACCAAAAATACAACCAATAAGTAGCAAGCCAACATTGTTCGATTTGGCATTCAATTATATCAATTACGAAGAAGAACAGCCAGTTAGCCCCGCGCCAGCTAAGGAAAAACTTGTTGAGGAACCTCAAGTTGAATcccaaaagaagaagggtTTCTTAGGTTTATTTGGGCGTTAATTTAATATAGGTTATTGTCTATTATGTATTTTATACagaaatataatattaattctCTCTAACATTGCCTTAGAAGTAACTTTGATCAGggaaaagaaggaacaCAGGacaatttttatttgtaaATGTAAAATCACATATATTATTTGTAAAATGTCGCGACAAGAAGTCTTAATAACTGTGTAGTGTTAATTGTAACCTTCTTATTAAGCAAATTccattcatcaattgtCTTGCCTACTTGCGTAGCCAGAAGTTCCTTGATCATAAAGGAATCTACAAGTTCtgaatatttcttctcgggtccttttcttttatcCACTAATTGGAGCCCAAATTTTGAGCCATCAGATGTCGAAATCTTAAAAATAATGTCTGGATACTTTGGACCACTAGACCCAAATACCTTAACCGTCTGAACTCCAAGCTTTTCACCCACGATTGATTTTAACACCCCTTTCTCAAACAGTTGTCTAGTCGACCATTTAAATTTCAGTCCTTGGAGCTCAATACCATTTTTATGGTGAACTTTCTTGTATGCACTCTTTATATTCCCAAGTGTACTCTTTGATGGAGCTTCAAAACTTTTAGCTGCCTGAATATCTTGAATTGTCTTATCAATGGTCATATGTAGTTGCCTAGAAGAGTTGACGAGTTTCCCATTAATTTTGttgatttcatttaatgTTTCCTTAGTTACACGCAATTCTTCGGTGACGTAGTCCAATGCGTAGTTTGGATTCTTTATAGTGTTGGcaatatcatttaatatGTTTTGGAGTTTATTATCAGAAGAAATGATAATCCCTGATGcttccaattcttgaatcttcttcagtgTTATCTCCTTTAAGCTAgaataatttaattcaCGCATCTGCTGCAGCATTGGATCAGCCGCAATTATTGGATTAGATTGGACAAAATTTTGGAAGGCCGCTTCTTCAACAGGGGAAACCTCAGTCATTAGCAGGTCGTAAAGATTGGAACGGATATCTTCCACCTGCatcatatatataaaagCACGTTTTGTTTGGTCGTACCACTTTCTCATCTTATCATCGctaacaagaaatttataTGCAGTTGGATCCAGTTCTAATACAATCCTACTTGACTTTGAAACAACTTCACCATCTTTGACTCCCTTGagaatttcttcaagagCCCCTCCATCGGAAAACCTTGttgaatattctttaaatttcttacTTACCTCTAAGATCTTAGTTGTCAAGATCTCTAGATGGGGTCGAGGTGCACTCATATCAAAATAGACCATCTTATCACATTCTTGTTCATAGATAGGGTCTACAAGCACATTATAGAGAAGATCTTTGATATGAGGTTGAATTTCTTCTGAATATTGGTTTAGAGGATCATAAAAGTTCTGAAATGGATATAATCCAAAGACGTTAGTTACTGCCTGCAAAAGTATATCTGCTTTTATGctgaattgaattttattCGACGTTTGAAAACCGTAATATTCGCAATTTAAGAGATATTCTGCCATAAAGCTTTCAATCAGAATCTTTGAAATACCGCGAAGAGAATCAAGTTCGCTGGCATTCCTATCAGCAAATGCACAAAATAACTTTGTACATAAGAATCGCAATTCAATAGGAATTTCATTTATGTGCCTTGTAAAAATTTCAGCTACCATTTCTACAGCATGCCAAATATTTCTTAGGTTTGTAATAAATTGCCCCTTTACTttctcatcttcaattggAACATCTGTTTTTGTAGGTTGAATTCCATAAACttttttataaattaaatCAGGATCTgcttcaaaatcaatacTCGGATTCGTCAGATATCTTAACAACGGTTCCACCAAGGAAAACTTTTCATAACATTCTGTCTGCAGGAATGTGCTTACCATGTTTTTCCAGAGGTAAGTTTGTTCTGTCAAAAACACTGAAACAGATATAGATTGTTCAAGTGATTGCAACATGATCTCTTTCACAAATCTAGTAAAATAGATTCTCTCTCTCTGTGAcatcttcttgttcaagGTAGTAAAAGTGatgtatatattttttttagtGAATTCCGGTTCATACAGGAACATTGCTTTCCAGTAGGTAGGATCAACTTGGAGAAGATAAAACAGTTTCTCCATCACTGGAT
Proteins encoded in this window:
- the RBD2 gene encoding putative rhomboid protease RBD2 (ancestral locus Anc_6.274) — protein: MNLKSLGIPTNHPPSALATGLAIFLTFLYVLSFFTSINDKWSLGTDAINSFSSSYRLSTYPLIHLSIFHLFFNIAGIIGPLTIFESRHGTVYTGIFLNMSAVITGLLYCIVGQLLYPTVSVAGSSGWCFTFFGYFAVLESHIRPRYAIGGSGFGIPTIMTPLVLLLVIAVLIPGSSFWGHLFGLIIGYAVGLKEPWVHKLLPPGWIITKIESNFDALIALIPFGVKYYKDEEVNRDESYQSLFGGEDGLPLVSDNVTASRSEGRVLGTN
- the NCAS0G01140 gene encoding uncharacterized protein (ancestral locus Anc_6.273), which encodes MEFSIICIADLTYLTSSHCEIDTFFFQDHLDEQTLLRLKEQMLAISKGRSIANPRGTIMTQTVKTLKRGNRRSAPQTKESIAMNKLSHVKLSEEQQQLRDKILQFTRKNLSSFKQGDPPAMFVIEGDAGTGKSVILNSLFNEIQKLATTTNKNDTLSGTQNYLIVNHPEMLKLYLRICNSFKYIKRTSLERPTSLINKLQKDGQMADIIIIDEAHLLATSKDAFKRFYGDNHLNELLSLGKVLIIVYDAKQALRMGSYWDENTKNGASLQYYYKDIPESKKEWYTLRQQFRVAAPKDVLNWIDQISTVGTIPPFPQSVKSKDKIEPPFDFKIWDDCGDMYEALREKNEKYGQCRMLSTYDFPYRLDGKDYYVTCGDNFRVRWDRYTPREQLPWSERETFDEVGSVYTIQGFDLNYAGVILGRSVGYDSQNDCIKLKPELYDDRAGFTKKKNITNADDVKMKIIMNSVNVLLTRGVKGLYVYVYDPELRERLHNSKYQS
- the HUT1 gene encoding UDP-galactose transporter HUT1 (ancestral locus Anc_6.272), with the protein product MVNDIYVLLICTAGIYSSFLTWALVQEPLTTKIWPNSQQQFQYPNVIAISQASVAMIIGYAYLRFKGLKYSPWRLCRDHSKSLFLISFTQSTANPLATYSLQYVDYLTYMLAKSCKMIPVLLVHLLVYHTSIANEKKIVATLVSLGVAIFTYGGSMSKKVSSNDLAQDSENYLSLFYGFSLLLASLFLDGMTNATQDKMLKANKAKKDGNIITASHLMFILNLLMIIWNLGYFLVADKSQITGSLAMLSLDPDILRYLLIYSICGAVGQCFIFFTLERYGSLVLITITVTRKMMSMLLSIVVYGKSVNMLQWLGIFIVFGGISWEALNKTKQKVDMEKKSK
- the SRP68 gene encoding signal recognition particle subunit SRP68 (ancestral locus Anc_6.271), with translation MGIYSPIAATYGVRVEQFLESDSDFVKYHAKLNKKLIKLRHHCGLVTKDTRRYTTKEKFSKVTVEDYDKKNKLFGALVLLLAERDLALAETLKLRARQRGKLKDGEKKVLSTRLKKTCKTIEKLIELTQNEAQWVTRAQYLIYGKLAKVEYLMYGKHAKRKESSNIARNLALALAGLQYLNQLKHVDAVTLEAINSKYEYALRQHSGNVISSADLRNFITKQVEESAAENDELAKLLLKNGYTLKLVNVDVDAVKSSTHIQWRSFTAEVHDPEVVQAIEEAKKIVIKDVSDYSDMLLKWSEAVDKQETRLATMDEDEQMLDEDDNKENDQILLSYLKYNMIFVSILRDNSLFTQLLKQWEGLGPSISAKLTKYKELDRIVKNLLKYLQDVMELPGVYSDDQLMSQLECCKIYYQLNLNSQCLAPLYQSKGKYMEALALYVDSLQKLESKLEDIGNMDEIVLPDKVLNKKNLKVLDLAIKLGLKSVVALAEYEKSLNKDSSSNYEASLIEKIDTQSIEPQDINLNNLFPLRPKIQPISSKPTLFDLAFNYINYEEEQPVSPAPAKEKLVEEPQVESQKKKGFLGLFGR